The DNA segment CTCCCGGACGCGGATAGATTCCGCCCATGTGTATAAATCACCAAGCGCCTCGTTTGCAGAGGCGCGATTTATGAGGGAGACAAAATTTTTTTCTTCCTCAAGGAGGTAGGCTTCGGCCATCTCGGCCTCATGGCGGCGTGTGTCCATGTTGCTCTCGCTGACGCTTTTAAGGTCGTCGATTGTAAATACCTTCACGCCGTCGATATCCGGGATATTCTCGTCAATGTCCCTTGGCTGGGCGATATCAATGAGAATAAGAGGATTATTCATATGTTCTGTTTCTATGGGCCATCTCTGTTTATCCAGGGTCTCTTTAAGCGGTTCATAGTGGATGACAGTATGGGGGGCTGCGGTGCACGAGATGACTACATCGGAAAGCGAGATGTAGTGATAAAGCTCATCCATTTTTACCGCTTTACCTCCGATTATTTCAGCAAGTCTCTGTGCAGCTTCATAGGTCCTGTTGGTTACATACATAGCCATAAGGTTCTTGGCTGCAAGTGCCTGTGCGACCAGTTTTCCCATCTCGCCTACGCCTACCACAAGGATATGTCTTCCTTCAAGACTTCCCAAAAGCTCTTCTGCAAGCTGTACTGCAGCAGAACCAATGGAAACGGCCCCGTTGTTTATATGAGTCCGTGTTCTGACTTCCACTCCGGCGTGGACAGCCTTATTGATGCACAGGTCAAGGACAGGGCTGCATGCACCTGTCTCCTGCGAGACTGAAAGAGCTTTTTTAAGCTGGCCGATTATCTGGTCCTCGCCCACTATCATTGAGTCTATCCCGGATGCAAGCCTTAAAAGGTGGTTTAAGGTACTGCATCCGTCAAGAGTCCGGTAACCTTCGCGGCCTTTTGATTTTAGGTAACTGTCAAGAGTTTCAGCTTCACCCTGGACATAAATTTCAACCCTGTTGCATGTCTGGAGGAGGACAACTCCCTTGAAGTGCTCTCTTGCCTCCTCAAGGAATTCCTTTTCATCAGAAAACCGGAATTTCTCAAGCTGTTCAATATTTGCCTCGTGGTGTGTAATCCCTGCACATGCCACAGGGGTCAGCAGTCTGTACTTCATTGCAAATACTTTCCTCTGATGTAATTCATTGCAGAATCTCTGCTGTTTTCAAGTTCTTTCCATACGGTTTTGTCGTTAATTACAGCTTTCAGTATAGAATCTCTTTTTTTTTGATCAGGTTCGGCCTTTTTAAGATATCCTCTTGTATCCATCTGGATGTCTATCATTTCATCTATTAAAGGGCAGTGTGATTCAAGGTATTCCCTTATATATCGCGACATTCCCGGGCTTTTACCGCCGGTTGATATTGCTATCTGATAATTTTTTCCGTTGATTACTGATGGAATAATGATGTCCCCGCAGTCGCCGCTGGCATTATTGAACAGGATATTTTCTTTACTGCATATTCTTTTGATCCTGTTGTTTAATCCGCTGTCGGAAGTTGCCGCGACAACAACATAACAGCCGTTAATTAAACATTTTATACCGTCATCCGAAAGCAGTTTCAGGTCCTGCTTTCTGGTGGTGATACCCGAACCAAAAAACTCGTCGCAGAATGCCCTGCTGACAACAATAACCTCTGCTTCAGGATAAAAAAAAGACGCTTTGCGAAACCCCACTTTTCCTCCTCCAAAGATTAAAACTTTTTTCCCTTTGAAGTCATGAATTAGAGGAATCATAAAAATATGATTTGATGCGAAGAAAATTAAAACTTTGTCTGAAGAATGGGTTCAGTATTTAATACTGCAGATCGCTGCATAAACTAAAAGAAATATTGAATTTCTGAAGACTAAAATTTTAAATACAACCTTATTCTCTGGACTTTATGCTATCTGTTTCCGACCGGAGTTTTTCACCGGTCACGGACTTCATCTGCCTGTTAACTTCCAATGCAACTTCCCTTAAAGAAACCTGAAGCTTTTGGGCTATTTTTTTCATATCTTCAAACTCCGGTTTGGCTGTGAATGTTTTGCCTTTGTGTTTTGAAATTTTGACCCTGACAGGATAAATGTTTCCTTTAATCCTGAAATTATACACCTCTCTCTTTCTTTCGGCAACAATCCGCGGCTCTTCTCTAATCCTTACGCCAAGAGTCCCCGTTTCTTTCATCAGGATTCTGGTTATCTCCATGTATTTGTCCTGTCCTGTAATCACGGACATGATAAACACAGGACGGTTTTTTTTCCCGAAACCCTGTGTCACGAATACGTCAACGGCACCTGCGTTCAAAAGCCTTTCAATGGTATATCCCATTACCTCTCCTGTAACATCGTCAAGATTTGTTTCAAGGATAACTATCCTTTCGTCCGTAAGGTCACTGATTTCACCTTCAATTACCCTGATGATATTATACCCGTTTTTACTTTCTTTAGTGCCGGCGCCGTATCCTGTTTTAACAGGAGTATATTGGGGAAATTCCTCTCTTACCACTGCAAGATTTGCCAGAAGAGCCGCACCAGTAGGGGTTGTAAGCTCCATATCACTGGAATTTTCTGCAACAGGTATCCTGTGCATGGCGCAGATCTCAAGTGCTGCCGGCGCAGGTCCTCCTATAATCCCGTTTTCCGTCTGTATAACACCGCTTCCAAGAGCGGGAGGAGTGGAATATATCGGACATTGGAGAAGTCCGGAATCTTCAAGAATCAATATCGGGCAGATTATGTCAAAGATTGTATCGGCAGAAAAAAAATTTTTGTTGTTGGAATTTTTGCCGTGAAACCTGCTGTAGACCGTGTTTAAATCAGACAGGACTGAAGCGGCTTTTTCCGACGCATAAGAGGACATTTCCAGATAATCCAGCAGCCCGCAGAGCTCATTTTCAAGATTTACTGAGGGTTTACTACGGTTTTCGCTTATTTTTACGGAAAGCTGTTTTGCGTTAAAGCCTTTCTTAGCCGTGACTAATCTTGCGTCAAAATTTGAGCATCCTTCAAGAGTAGAGACAGCCTCTGCTACTTTTTCTATCGATTCGGTACAGCCGGTAAGGTCGGCAAGAGACGCAGTAAGCATGTCTCCTGCTATTCCCCCGGCTTTAGGGTCTATTAACAGTGTTTTCATTCTAAAGGCGGAAACTGTTCATTCAGTTTTTCGTATATCTTCTGTGAAATTCTTGCCGCTTCAAAAGCCTTATCCTTTGCGCCGGGTATTGCACGGGTCAGGTATGCACCGTTTTCAGAACCCTTCGCAGCTTCTTTTGCCTCCATTCCCATGAGGGCCGCAACAGCAGCCGGAACAACTACGTTTATTATTGTATGCCCTATATACTGAAGCTCCTGGGACAATACCGCTCCGCAGAAAAGTACAGTGGGCCAGTCAGGATTATCCCTGTTTTTGCCGTTCAATGCAAAATCAGGAACTTCTTTGGCGCTTAGATTTTCAACGTGATACTCTTTGCCGTCAAGTTTTATGTCATATGATATGTAGGAATCAAAACTCCAGTAATGCTCGGTAAACTTGTCTTTCCTTCTTCCGTGAGATTTGAGAGCTGTAAATTTCAGTTCAACTTCATGCCCGGTAAAGCCTGAAAGGATAACAGAGCCTCTTTTCTCGACATATGACTTTCTTTCCTCGTCCAGAATTCTCGATACGTCTGACACAGTTTTGCCGCTTTTAATCATATCGTATGTACGCGATGCACGCCTGTGGATGGCTCTGTCCCTTACTCCTTCTGATGCCAGTATGCATGCTTTTGTCACTTTTCCACGGCTGACCTGTTCTGCCTTGCGGGATATTGTGTTAAGGCTGCACAGGGCAAGCTCGGGGTCTATAAAAGAATTCATCTTATAGTCCTTTATAGCCCCGGCGACAGCAAATACATCCCCTTCATGCTTTATTAAAAGCCTTAAGGCTGGAACACAGTCTCCTTCTACGTGACCCAGAGGGGGGTTTACAGGCCCGCCGGAGAACCCTGCTCCTATACTTGCAGATTCTTCGAAGGCTGCAAATATCTCCGAAAGTGCCATTGAGCCTATTACAGAGGGACCCCCTATGTCCTTTAATATAAGACCAAAATCTCCCAGAAGTTTTGCAGTATCATACTCCTCGTGTGTTCCTCTGATATGCAGTTTTTCAGGAAGTTTGGCTGCATCTCTTGCGCCTTTCCCGGCAAGATACGATGAGTCAACGGTTCCGAACTGCCCAAACTCTTCACCCAGTATTGCATCAGGGTGTACAATCTCCATTGTAACAGCAGAGCCTATAAGTGCCGGCCAAAGCCCGAGAGGTGTAACTCCTGCTCCTGCCATGGCGTTAAGCATTGCTTCGGTTCCGATTTTTGCGGCGTTATAGGCAAGCTCAGGGATATTATAGTCTTCACCGAGTGCCGAATGACCGTAGATAGTCCCTCCCGAGATAAAAGGCGGAAGAATCCTGCCGTCAACTTTTGTAAGCTTTTTTTCTCCCAGAGCTTTGTATATCGCTTCATATGCAGGAAAAGCCTGTATCCTGTGCGTTGATTTTCCTGTCACAAGCGCAATTGCACTGGTTCTTGCAACTTTAGCATGAATTCTTGCTATTGCACCAAGCTTCCTGTTGCCCAAAGGTACTCCTGACCTGGCACAGGAACCTGCGAAATAAGCCAGTGAGGCAACTATAAGTGCTGCGTTTTCAGGTGACGCTCCAGCTTCAATTGCGTGATTCACTGCTTTTTCTATAACCATGTCTACGGGGAGTTCTCCCTGTGAAGCGTCTACTACTGTCATCCTCCCGACAAGACTCATTTCAGGACCTGCAACCGAGCAGAAAAGATCTTCTGCTATCGAGTTTGCAGCAGCGTATACCGGGATAACCAGAGAGCCGTGCCCT comes from the Methanomicrobium sp. W14 genome and includes:
- the larC gene encoding nickel pincer cofactor biosynthesis protein LarC, whose product is MKTLLIDPKAGGIAGDMLTASLADLTGCTESIEKVAEAVSTLEGCSNFDARLVTAKKGFNAKQLSVKISENRSKPSVNLENELCGLLDYLEMSSYASEKAASVLSDLNTVYSRFHGKNSNNKNFFSADTIFDIICPILILEDSGLLQCPIYSTPPALGSGVIQTENGIIGGPAPAALEICAMHRIPVAENSSDMELTTPTGAALLANLAVVREEFPQYTPVKTGYGAGTKESKNGYNIIRVIEGEISDLTDERIVILETNLDDVTGEVMGYTIERLLNAGAVDVFVTQGFGKKNRPVFIMSVITGQDKYMEITRILMKETGTLGVRIREEPRIVAERKREVYNFRIKGNIYPVRVKISKHKGKTFTAKPEFEDMKKIAQKLQVSLREVALEVNRQMKSVTGEKLRSETDSIKSRE
- the hemA gene encoding glutamyl-tRNA reductase, with amino-acid sequence MKYRLLTPVACAGITHHEANIEQLEKFRFSDEKEFLEEAREHFKGVVLLQTCNRVEIYVQGEAETLDSYLKSKGREGYRTLDGCSTLNHLLRLASGIDSMIVGEDQIIGQLKKALSVSQETGACSPVLDLCINKAVHAGVEVRTRTHINNGAVSIGSAAVQLAEELLGSLEGRHILVVGVGEMGKLVAQALAAKNLMAMYVTNRTYEAAQRLAEIIGGKAVKMDELYHYISLSDVVISCTAAPHTVIHYEPLKETLDKQRWPIETEHMNNPLILIDIAQPRDIDENIPDIDGVKVFTIDDLKSVSESNMDTRRHEAEMAEAYLLEEEKNFVSLINRASANEALGDLYTWAESIRVRERDKALGRISYADDRTKEILDDFSRVIVKKLLTDATFAVRSCAECGDMRNAEKLVLAITRGEKPCSPKEDLED
- a CDS encoding bifunctional precorrin-2 dehydrogenase/sirohydrochlorin ferrochelatase — protein: MIPLIHDFKGKKVLIFGGGKVGFRKASFFYPEAEVIVVSRAFCDEFFGSGITTRKQDLKLLSDDGIKCLINGCYVVVAATSDSGLNNRIKRICSKENILFNNASGDCGDIIIPSVINGKNYQIAISTGGKSPGMSRYIREYLESHCPLIDEMIDIQMDTRGYLKKAEPDQKKRDSILKAVINDKTVWKELENSRDSAMNYIRGKYLQ